The following is a genomic window from Solanum lycopersicum chromosome 6, SLM_r2.1.
accatgaagttgaagaagagcAATTTATTGGAGaagagtttgtttttttttttttttgcatgttctgtgtcttgcatgtttaatttaatttgtttagtaattttcaagattcaaaaaaattcatgttacaATGCGTTTGGAAGTATATAtggaatttttattatgttatagttagtattgatttttgtattttatatatttattgtattttgtgttctatttttttttttttgtgttagttatgtcaatgtaacacattatatgagtttgattgtgtatatttcatagttttgatgttttttgtattcataaatttggaagtgtatattgaattttatttttgttttagtcagtatgtatttttttgtatttcattgttttattgtattttgtatccaTAGATTTGGAATcgtatttcatttatttaatttattttgtattctgtttttttttttttttgtgatagttatgtcaatgtaccacagttagtatttatttttgtatttcatagttttattattttttgtattcataaatttggaagtatatattgaattttaatactgaatttgacattttctttaatttgtatttattctaaaggtatgtcaactagttatgtattttattaagaatgagtacaccaaatattcaattatttcttttcaattttatatttcattcactttttcatcatactaattttttgtattttatatattattatacaaaattcaaaataaaaactagaataaatagaaatacaaataaaatacatattgaaatgattaCATACAAGAATTTCGAAGAATAAAATAACTATAcagggaaaaaatatataaaaatgcaaatacattttttaaatgactatatagataaatttgacatatttattggaatgaatataaattataaaaaactataataaatataaatagaatatattgtggaatgaatataattttaaaaaggtaaaaattttggagagaaaaaaaattaaattttatttgaaaatgtaactaatgagaaaattaaggatgcttactttttttgaaatattctctcccttaattttctcccttttgttattaaataattatattctttaaataaaaacaaataataaaaacattaataagatacataacaaactaaaatatgacatttttactaaatattgaaagtgttgctaatgagcccttttaaatgctaaaatattgacattttgaaaaatttccctttattttatatatataatataatttttatcgaATCGATACCCGTGAACCCTTCTGGATGATGTCCTAATTATATGGATCAGAATTAGCATTGTATCTTTGGATGCATTTACAATCAAATTTGAGGAACAAGGCCCAAATATAACCTTATATGGAAAAATTcagacactcttcgtgagttttTAATGGAGAAAGGCCTAATATATCTTGTATATTATAAGAAGAGCAAATTTTAAGcttagcaaataaaaaaattatcttatatGTCATAGTGGTAGTTTGTAAAATTATACTTCATAGAAAACTTAGTGTTTGCTATGactattaatatgtatattttggtatatatatatatatataaattttatatttatatatttcgaTGTACTATCTAAATATAGTTAttgtatacaaataaaattactatatatatacaacagatatatatacaaaatgaaTCTATTCGTATATTTCTATATACAAACGGCTACAATTATCTTTTATACAATACATATGTATGTCGAATGGGTCTACTTGTATTAGGTATACGGATGGATCCTATACAGCTCCTTAAAGTTGTtcacataattcacttagacacctcaactaagaaTTTTATCTATCAAACACTTTTACCCTCTCAATTTGAACCATCTTAACATTTTTTGCTTACATGACACATTGTTTGTGATTCACCCCAAAGAGGGGCGAGAGGTCTTTAAGTAGgctttttttaggaaaaaatgttctttttctTCCTCCCTCTTTACCGATCACTTCCTCCACCACTAGTCATTGCCGCCATTATACATCCATCTTCTTCCTCGTTTTTTCTCCGGATACTTCACTTCTACCTCcatcattattttttgtttctccaTTGCCTTCTacctttatcattttttttgtttttctattacCATCATACTAGGAGGATTGGTGGTACCTTCATTGCTGTCATGACAGCCACCATCATCATCGGCATTGAATTTATAGAGAgcttgaaatttatttttttctttgttgttaaTGCAGTGTTTTGGCATTAAATTGATGGAGATTTGTGTGAATTTTGTTAAAGGACattcctatttattttttattttgctcaCATTTTTGTAAGGGTGTTTTTCAATCGAAAAATATAATCACCTCTAGAACTCAAAAAGAAATCCGCTATTCATCGAAACTGATTAATTTTCCGACGAAGTTCATCTTTTCGTCAAAAATGAAACGAGGaagacaattaatttttttttatttttttacctacGGCCCAACTCTTCCGTAACTCATCAAAAATAGCAATAAATCTTAATCCTTTTGCTTGAACTCTATGATGCAGATGATTAAAGAAGATTCGAAAATATTAGAATACTTACAGAGGAGGGTTGCCGTTGGGGCTGGGGAACTGTAGAAGGAGAGGAGTTTTGGACTCCATGGAATAGAAGGGTAGGTAATCTATaggatttatatgatttttttttaatttttaacataaaaataatttcttttttcttttactttataatatattttataataaattttttggactCTAAAATAccaaatgtcaatatttaattcGTCAAATTGTCATGTCATCGCGAGTGTATTTCACACACATTATACTTTTAGCTTATTgtcaaaaaaatgtttaaatgattcaaatttGGGAGGGTAAAGGTGTTCAATTGGTACAAgacttagttgaggtgtctaaatgaattatgcagACAACTTTGAAGGACTATAGATGACTTAAGCCATTAATTTTTATAACACACGCATCAAATTGATCCATTTACATATTtcgatatacaaataaaataacataaaatataaaaatatgtattacaaataacaaatagaaaaactactattataacatttaatttagatttataGGTTGCTATACAATTTCCTAGTTATACATTTGCAAAGATTTAGCCCAACTTCTTATTATGGGACACGTGgcaatactaaaataaaaatatttatcctcAATCCCATCTTTTTAATATTGAATTCAATTGTGAACTGCTTAAATTGTTTAACCCGGCCCTATTACCCTTTACCTTAAACAAAcctattaatgaaataaaataattttttttttttttttatcgacCCTTTGTTTTgggttgatttttaatttttgtattcattTAATGAAAAACTGTGAGTTAAAGTACACTTGTATATAAATTTGTTGGGCATAAATAATTTCGCAggcaattatttttttaagaatgttTTTTAAGCATAATTTTTGATTTACAAggtaaattttaaagaaattttatcTTAGATAAATCTTTCGACACTAGTTCGATTTgagtttttttcatatttttaatcctTTCCTAGAAGCTTCTATCTTTTTTGCTACCTTGGTTACTCAAATTCGCAATCttcaaatcaaaaataaaaaatccttATCATTCGAACAACTCACTctcaaatattattatattttattatcattacatagactatacaaattaaattaatactttAAAGTcgatataaattatacatagtcatcaaataaaaaaacaaatggagATAATGAAGAAGAATTTAAAAGGATGGCGTGAAACATTCACATCcactaaaatatttctttttatattactCTTATTTTGGCTAAGCTCttccttttaaaatttgtggtcAGGGTCAAATGCTTGAAATTTTAGCCACAATTTAGTAATGAGTTATATACAGCTACAAAATTGACAAacaaaatcttaaaataatattgCGGAAAATAGATATTCACGCGCTCTCTACTCACGTGAATCCCATTAATTTGGAATCTTTACTCTTCCCCTGCCACTAAATTAAGATAAGCTTTTTGTTATTTATGCGTGTCATTATCTTGATAATGATGCTTACCGTTCGTTCGgttttactaattattattattatcataagcGTGTACAATAGATAAGTAagagataattaattttgaggttaattatataataaatttatttatattttaattaaaataatttaactcaaGATTGTAATGTTATTTTATGTCATATtgatagtaaaataataattctgaAATAACTTGTTCTCAATTAAATAAGATCATTTTTCTTGCCAATAACCCAAAAccttattttcaatttaattatattttttaattttttcttaaatatttaatttttataaaataaacccaacaatttatgtttcatattttttataataaatactacaaacaacaaataattatttagaattaatAATAACCAAACACAACTCTATATTTAACTCAATATGAAATCTAATTTATGACCTTACGTGACTATTTAATTTTAGATATTGTtcttattaagaaaattaaattgcaCATCTGAGATTAAGTTAATTGAgttgattaattttattaatttttttaaaaatggaaatataaaatatgctttataaaaatacatttaaatattCTTTAGGAAAAATATGGTCAAAAAATTCCATttccaatttcaaaattttaaaactctAAAAAATTGGGTATCTTTCTAATATTCCATGAAATGTATAaggttttttttattagaaGATAAAAAGGGGTTTGAATGAAAAAAGCCCTCCCCCACCTTTTGTTGAAAAATGGAAAGCTCCTATCTTTGGTGGGCCGTATTTTCACGCGCTCCTTTGCGAGTAGGCTTTGGTTGCACAGCGTAGACCTCAAATGACGTTGCATCGCCGCAAATCATCAACTCATACCATACTTTTCCTAATGGCTCTCTCTATTTACGTATTGTTAATATGAATAgcattgaaaaatattaatgtcTCGGTTTTATTTTATATGGCAACATTTGaatagatataaaatttaaaaaataaatgaggactttaaaatatttattaaattattctttaaaaagtaattcacttttttctctttttataaatatatttaaatactatttttaaaattaaataggaacaataaagataaaaaaaatttatacctttaaatacttactatataagaaaatgtgacattctttttgatATCATGTAAAATGAAACGGAGGAAGTACTATGAAAAATGAATGATCAAATGTGCtagtaattttttctttcacaaAAACATGATCGAAAAAAAAACCCATACTTATATAGATTAAAACCTAGTTGAAAAAACATTAGGAACTATATGAGAAGATGTACATATTCTATGTACTTTATATCTTCAAGTAGGTAATTGCTTTTGAGTTCGagtttttttgataaaaatattttactctaTAATGTGAGATTTATTAGTGTAAATTGAACTTAGTCGAActctaatgtaaatataaaatgtcaattacaaaattaataaaataataaatttaaatataattgaatttcaATATAAACATCGAATAAcgttaaaaatcaataaaaaaatatgatagtaCTTAACAATCTAGCtaagttttcttttaattctttaaGACCATAAAAACATTTCATCTTTTAAGATCAttgtttattatatatacataaatataataaggtTATTTGTGCCAAAAGATAATAATCTctgcaatttattttttaaaagttatattacAATTATCATTAAACAATACaactaatatttacattaaatatcataaattattaaaaaaaattagaaaaagaaagtaGGTAGCTTAATGATGGAGAATACTTGTCAACTATTTTCTCCATAGAACAGAAGTACATACGCTATACAAAATAGAGGCTTCTACTCTTGTGTTACTCTATCTTCTTCTTTAACCTCaccttttttaaacataaaaacaacaaaaaattcacctgaagagaaaaattaaagttaactTTTGCTAGAAAAAATTTCACCGATGCAACGTGGAACTACCGGTGACGGGGGTGGTGGACTTTCCCGTTTCCGGTCAGCTCCGGCGACATGGTTAGAAGCTCTACTTGAATCCGACACTGAGAACGAAGTTATTCTTAACCCTTCTTCTCCCATTTTACACACTCCCAATAAACCACCACCTCACCCATCAACTCCGAAGCTTAAGCTGGAAACCGGCGGAGCTACTAGGTTCACTGGCGATCCGGGTCTGTTTGAATCCGGTGGTAGTAGCAATTTTCTCAGGCAGAATAGTTCTCCGGCGGAGTTTCTTTCACATATCAGCTCTGATGGTTACTTCTCAAACTATGGAATTCCGTCCAGTTTGGACTATCTTTCTCCATCCGTTGATGTTTCGCAGTCCGCTAAGCGAACCCGAGACGATGATTCCGAAAGTTCCCCCAGAAAATTAGTATCCCAGTTGGTTAGTATAAGTTTAACAACTTACCcgaaagtttgaattttaatttatccaTGAATGGgggttattattttttcttgagaTTGTTTTGGGGGTGGGGGATTGGGGTGATTTGAACCCAGGATCTCTGCCTGCTTGGATGTATTTCAAGAATTTTATGCTAATCATTTGGATTTTAGTTCATTTAATGTGTTCTATTAATGAGCTATTACTAATAGTTTTGATCTTTTTGTGTTTTCCTGCAACTGTTGCTTTATGTCAAAGTTAATTTAACCTTGAAAAGTAATGATTTTTACTTGTTAATTAACACTGTCTTGATTATTCATCTCATTTGAGATGGGGTAGATGAACTGACTCACCTTATAAAGGTTTGTCTACACTTTGTATAGTGTTTTATGTCTATCTAATGAGATTGttgaaaacatatatatattttccatGTGGAAGTAAGGTCATCTTTCTACTTGAAGAAAAATTTTCCCAGGTTCTGAAATATATGCAGATGATTGTGTTGTCTGAAAGACAGTCAGGGAGTTTGACATATATTGGTGTATCTATAtgcctcttttatttttattgtttctgTCTGGATTTGATCTTCAAGTCTTTTGGttgttatacaaatataatctaTGCTGAAAGATCAATATATATGGACAATAAATTGATTTCCGTAAAAATAGTGATAAGAAATTATTACTCCTAGTTAATGGCACTAACAGCAAATAATTGTTGGAAACAGTTGTGCATAAACTTTGAAGCAAGTCTGTCTGATGGTTGTATGATTGGAATTACCCCCTCCTGAAACTCCgttgtttttattaatattttcgtACTTATGGTTGTTTGTGCTGGGAGGTGTAGAAAGGAGAGTCAAGTGGGCAGTTACATGGTTCTGGTGGGTCACTGGATGCTGAAATGGAGAATCTCATGGATGATTTGGTGCCTTGTAAGGTTCGAGCAAAGCGTGGCTGTGCTACCCATCCTCGCAGCATAGCGGAGCGGGTAAAGCAtttttcccttctctctctttgcTTGTAATTACCTGTGTTTATAGGCGACTTAAATCATTCAATTATTAGTCTAATAAGGTTGTGCATGTGCTTCTATTGTGCAAGGTTCGTCGAACGCGTATAAGTGACAGAATTAGGAAGCTTCAGGAACTGGTGCCAAATATGGACAAGGTAAGTTATTTATTGGAGTTCCTTGTACTTCTTTCAAAGTTTTGCATAAATAGCAATTTCACGAGGGCTTTGACTTGTGCTAGTTTGAGGGATTTGACACCTGTTATTTTCACACTTCTATCGTGTCTCCCTCTACAGGAAAAATGATGAACAAGACACCCGCCTTTAATATCAAATTGATAATCAACTTCTTTATGACATAAATGGTCTTAATGGGTGAGTCTACCGAATGTATGAAGAGAAGTAGCTATTAggaataaaaaacatattttatggCATTTGAATCCAGTTTGCTGACATCTAATTCAATTTAACACTTCAATCTTGAAGATGAATTTAGAAATTCAATGAACAAATCGTCCAATAcagaaaatgtttttaatgCAATTGATCGTCTGTAACTAGATTTATTAGGATTTTGTATACGAGGCAATTTTTGTGATGGGGGACTACACATTGTTGTAGTACACCTATGGATATATAGAAGGTGTAccattctcaaaaaataaaagaacaaactGCCCATGTTTTAGCCATACTTAAAAGGCCAACTATTTTGTAATACCAGTGAGTCCCTCCCAAATGGTTTGCCATTTTCTATTGGGTTGATTATGGTCAATGTATACTCATTACTCGGCGTTTGAGAGATAAGTTCTTACCTATTCACCCAAAGTTCAACCATTATTAGAGTCGGCCTAATCTTTAGAAATTGTAAGGGATAAGATAAATTTTGTTTATCCTCATTGAATCTCTCCTTTGTTTATGACCAATCCATTTGTGATGAACTCACCGTAGTCATTTAGCATTTAAAAAAACCCTGAGCTTTTGCTTAACAAAACTCCATTCTTGATTTTGTCAAATCTCAATTCTCTTATTGCCAGTTGCAGTAAAGGCCAGATCATAGGCAAACTAGATTGATTGGTAGGATATTTTAGAAGATCACTCCAAGTTGTTTGATATGTTCCAAGTATGGTCAGAGTATCATTTCGAAATAAGTATTTTGGTAAAACATCAAAGCCAGATTTAAGCAACAATACATTCCCACACTTCAAAAATACAACCAATAGATCAATTCTTTAAGCTTAGGCAATGACCACTTATATTACCAAGTAGGTTCTGATTCGATCATCTATGATATAAGTCTTTGTAAAAGAATCCATATATGTTATTGTataaagaaaatgagtttttatcTAATGGGGAAATGCACCAAGTACATCTTGATTTGatgtataatttaaatatgggttaaagaatcaatatatatttaattctaAGTCGATAGATGAGTCTTTACCTACTATTTAAGAAGAATGAGTTCTTAACACAGTAATAGCAAAGAGAGCATTCTCCTACTTCCTTAGAGAATACACACCAAAATGTCTTTTTCTGCCTGAATGCATAccaaaatattttagattttgagaGGTAATATAAAATGTCCTTCTATTGGTGGACATTCATGATTGGAGAATATGATAGCTTTGATTTGGATTCTCAAGATATCTTAGATTTTGAGTAGTACAACACCCCCTCTTTATTATCTCAATCTCTCTCACTTTTCTCTCTTTATACATTTTgctctctctctgtctctctccTTTTCACCGCTACATCATTTGTCGAGCCTGCCGTCATTGAACTTCTTTTATACCTCAATGTTAATTTGGCTTATGGCCTGATTCATCTCTAATTCTTATATCATGTCTATGGGATCCTAAATGTTTTGACTTCACTAAGAAACAGTGCGTTGCTcattttggatatttttgtgCTGGACAAGATGTTGAGTGGGTGGTTAATGAGGATCAGCAGTTAAGGATGTacagaacaaagaagaaaagttATCTTACAATAACGTGATATTTTATGGGTGGtgaaatttgattttctttgattAAGATGAAACTGTTAAAACTAAGgtttgtaattaaaaaaaaatatgtctcGCAGATTTGGGTTGAACTAGAAAGTATCTTTGCTGCACCACTTTACAGTGAAATTAGCTGCAGATAGATTGACTACTTCATTTCTAGTTGTATGTGCTGTTCTTATTGTACTTCAGGCAATTCATGACTAACATTGAGTTTTTCCAACCACAGCAAACCAACACAGCCGACATGTTGGAAGAAGCAGTCGAATACGTCAAGTTTCTGCAGAGGCAGATTCAGGTAATTCATGAATTCACTCCAGTGATTGAATATCCCGAAATTCAGTGGAAAAGGAAGTGAGCTagacacaaaataaattaagcGGTGTAGTCAAATCTTTTCTTTCGATAACCTCAATAACAACAACCAGTTGACTCCCAGCTTCTGTACATTAGCAGAAAAGCTGAGGCAACGTCAGGCCCATGCAATTTTTTAGCTGGTCTCCTTTATCCTGTTCCATTTCTGCACAGAAATTGCTTCCAGTTTCTGATTAATTACATTCGAGTTATTATTTTCTGAGATCTTTCAATATAGTTATGTCACATGATTTCATTAGTGGTAGTTACTGGTCTTAGTGAAGTATGTACGTAAGAGAGTTGTCACAATTCTATCCAAGGGTGGGTTTCATTTCAGAAATCTAATCCTGCAGGAACTTACGGAGCATCAGAAGAAATGCACGTGCTCAATGAAAGATCAATAATGAGAAGAAGAGAGCTCCACTAGAGTATATAGGCAATAGTTTGGTTAGTTGCATGCAGTTTAGAAATGGTAATTCACTCCTATATATCCTATTCTTCTTCATGTGTAGATATTAATGGAAATTTGCAAGAGCTTTGCTACTTTAGAATCCAGAGTCAGCTTTggcttttaattattaaatttaggttgTACACTTTTCTGGTGCAGTTGTATCATGTTGTATATGTAGTGTCAATTTGCTTAATAGTCAAATTTCTGCAGCAGAAACACTTCACTTTCTGAAGATGTAATCATGATTTGCAGATCCGTCAtgttaaaatcaatatatatcgtTGCATCAGTGTGAAGTTTAATAGTTGGATGTCTTGGAAAGGCAATatctttttgattttctttttagtgGGGGACTTGTGTTTTTATCTATGCTTCTCTTTCCATGTTTCCAGGTTGGGGTATTTTGTACTTCTGTATTCAGTGTTCAGATGCTGCCTCATTACTTGCATGTTTATGTAGTCCATATAGATAACTTTTCTTTAACTGAAGGTGCAGTATTACTGCAGCTTTGTCTTTGCAAAATGGGCCTTTTTGGAATCTTTCATTTCTTTGATTGTCCATTTTACATTGTTGATACAGGGTTGAGTTCGTTTATGATTGTTTATCAGTTACTAGTGTAACGAGGTTCAGTTGCTTGAGGTTTAGGACTGCTTAAGAATGTCTTCTCATCCGCTGATTGTACATGTCACCAGTTAAGCATGAA
Proteins encoded in this region:
- the LOC101256189 gene encoding transcription factor bHLH81-like (The RefSeq protein has 1 substitution compared to this genomic sequence), with the translated sequence MQRGTTGDGGGGLSRFRSAPATWLEALLESDTESEVILNPSSPILHTPNKPPPHPSTPKLKLETGGATRFTGDPGLFESGGSSNFLRQNSSPAEFLSHISSDGYFSNYGIPSSLDYLSPSVDVSQSAKRTRDDDSESSPRKLVSQLKGESSGQLHGSGGSLDAEMENLMDDLVPCKVRAKRGCATHPRSIAERVRRTRISDRIRKLQELVPNMDKQTNTADMLEEAVEYVKFLQRQIQELTEHQKKCTCSMKDQ